In one window of Juglans regia cultivar Chandler chromosome 3, Walnut 2.0, whole genome shotgun sequence DNA:
- the LOC108984793 gene encoding protein PSK SIMULATOR 1-like has product MGGESVTESWFGSLRWISRKGGSDNDKGVIEILAFEVASLMLKVVNLWQSLGDKELHRLREEVWNSIGLKKLVSDDDDYLMELALNETVENFVFVARSVARLGKRCRDPMYHRFEQFVNDPIQNGFQWAGWEYKWKKMERKVKKMEKFIASMTQLSQELEVLVELEQTLRRMQNAELNRVKALDFQQKVIRQRHEVRNLREMSPWNRTYDYIVRLLMRSLFTILERIKHVLGTYQVPSVEANVDSQLMNIECFPRSHSFSAIMYSSIYPSENNLGGFYSGRIERSISKPGNADKSSRKEKQQQDRPRPSTIYGNHPNLGTNPFAHAGPFKGCMPGGSESPVVPSSKPTGGGSMRLSSVRLKNIDEDSKTNMKSFSRSNRVYSKLSFFNSKCRSWTAPPSTLGSAALALHYANVIILIERLASAPHLMDLDTRDDLYNRLPSTIRSALRARLKSYVKTTTSSEHNAALAAEWSLALGHIFDWLVPLAHNMTRWHSERNFEKHHGFSRTNVLLVQTLHFANQAKTEAAITELLVGLNYICRIGIEHQRKHMQEPAGSRPCYDYTFIRDDTAYDV; this is encoded by the coding sequence AAGGGTGGATCAGACAATGACAAGGGGGTGATCGAAATTTTAGCGTTTGAAGTTGCTAGCTTGATGCTAAAGGTGGTTAATTTGTGGCAAAGTTTGGGTGATAAGGAGCTTCATAGGTTGAGGGAAGAGGTTTGGAACTCAATTGGGCTTAAGAAGCTCgtttctgatgatgatgattactTGATGGAACTTGCCTTGAATGAGACagttgagaattttgtatttgtgGCAAGGTCTGTGGCCAGGCTTGGGAAGAGGTGCAGAGATCCCATGTATCACCGTTTTGAGCAATTTGTTAATGACCCTATTCAGAATGGATTTCAATGGGCTGGTTGGGAATACAAATGGAAGAAGATGGAGAGAAAAgtgaagaagatggagaaattCATTGCCTCTATGACACAATTGTCACAAGAACTGGAAGTACTGGTGGAGCTTGAACAAACTCTTAGGAGAATGCAGAATGCTGAGTTAAATCGGGTAAAGGCGCTTGATTTTCAGCAGAAGGTAATCCGTCAGCGTCACGAAGTGAGAAATCTGAGAGAGATGTCTCCATGGAATAGAACTTATGATTACATTGTCCGGCTTCTGATGCGTTCACTTTTTACGATACTGGAGAGGATAAAACATGTACTTGGAACATATCAAGTGCCTTCTGTAGAGGCAAATGTCGATTCTCAGCTTATGAATATTGAGTGTTTTCCTCGCAGCCATTCCTTCTCTGCTATTATGTACTCTTCCATTTATCCATCTGAGAATAATCTCGGTGGGTTCTATTCAGGTCGTATTGAAAGGTCAATTTCAAAGCCAGGAAATGCTGACAAGAGCAGTAGAAAGGAAAAGCAGCAACAGGATCGTCCTCGGCCATCAACAATATATGGAAACCACCCGAATTTGGGAACCAATCCGTTTGCTCATGCCGGACCTTTCAAAGGGTGCATGCCTGGTGGAAGTGAATCTCCCGTTGTACCGAGCTCCAAGCCAACTGGTGGTGGTTCTATGAGGTTGAGTAGTGTTCGgctgaaaaatattgatgaagACAGTAAAACCAACATGAAATCTTTTTCTCGCAGCAACAGGGTCTATTCTAAATTGTCCTTCTTCAACTCTAAGTGTAGGTCATGGACTGCACCTCCATCTACTCTTGGCAGTGCTGCTTTAGCTCTTCATTATGCCAACGTGATTATATTGATTGAGAGACTAGCTTCGGCACCTCACTTAATGGACCTTGACACAAGAGATGACCTGTACAACAGGTTACCCTCAACCATAAGAAGTGCTCTGAGGGCTAGGCTAAAATCGTATGTCAAAACCACGACTTCATCTGAGCACAATGCTGCCCTTGCAGCAGAGTGGAGTCTCGCGCTTGGGCATATATTTGATTGGCTGGTTCCACTTGCTCATAACATGACAAGGTGGCATTCTGAGCGGAATTTTGAGAAGCATCATGGCTTTTCTAGAACAAATGTGCTACTGGTCCAAACACTTCACTTTGCAAATCAAGCGAAAACTGAAGCTGCAATTACCGAGCTTCTTGTGGGTCTGAACTATATATGTAGGATTGGCATAGAACATCAGAGGAAACATATGCAGGAGCCTGCTGGCAGTAGACCTTGTTATGATTATACGTTCATAAGGGATGACACTGCTTACGATGTTTAA